From the Quercus lobata isolate SW786 chromosome 6, ValleyOak3.0 Primary Assembly, whole genome shotgun sequence genome, one window contains:
- the LOC115950655 gene encoding divinyl chlorophyllide a 8-vinyl-reductase, chloroplastic, with amino-acid sequence MSLCFSSSSLFNLHSPPKNQSFSARFSSQFINQIQVSSFPYALKYSSLNLSQPFKCSIQRLKPVTASKAGSVETTLSSFRNKNPKDINILVVGSTGYIGKFVVNELISRGFNVIAIARERSGIKGKNSKEETLNQLKRANVCFSDVTNLDSLQKSLENLGVSVDVVVSCLASRSGGVKDSWKIDYEATKNSLVAGRNRGASHFVLLSAICVQKPLLEFQRAKLKFEAELMKEAEEDKGFSYSIVRPTAFFKSLGGQVELAKDGKPYVMFGDGKLCACKPISESDLASFIADCVLSEDKINQVLPIGGPGKALTPLEQGELLFRLLGKEPKFLKVPIGIMDFAIGVLDFLVKIFPSMEDAAEFGKIGRYYAAESMLVLDPETGEYSAEKTPSYGRDTLEEFFKTVLREGMAGQELGEQTIF; translated from the coding sequence ATGTCCCTTTGTTTCTCCTCCAGTTCACTATTCAATCTTCATTCTCCACCAAAGAATCAAAGCTTCTCAGCAAGGTTCTCTTCTCAATTCATCAACCAAATTCAGGTAAGCTCTTTCCCTTATGCTCTAAAGTATTCATCTTTAAATTTATCCCAACCCTTTAAGTGTAGCATTCAAAGACTCAAACCCGTTACAGCGTCAAAAGCTGGGTCTGTTGAAACCACCTTATCTTCCTTcagaaacaaaaacccaaaagatATTAACATCTTGGTGGTGGGTTCAACTGGGTATATTGGAAAGTTTGTGGTTAATGAGTTAATTAGTAGAGGGTTCAATGTTATAGCCATTGCTAGAGAGAGGAGTGGGATTAAAGGTAAAAATAGCAAGGAAGAGACTTTGAATCAGTTGAAAAGAGCCAATGTGTGCTTTTCAGATGTGACCAATTTGGATTCTTTGCAGAAATCTTTGGAAAACTTAGGGGTTTCTGTTGATGTTGTAGTCTCATGCCTTGCTAGCCGTAGTGGTGGTGTTAAGGATTCATGGAAGATTGATTATGAGGCAACAAAGAATAGTCTTGTTGCTGGTAGGAACCGTGGGGCTTCCCATTTTGTGTTGCTTTCTGCAATATGTGTGCAGAAGCCTCTTCTCGAATTTCAGCGTGCCAAGCTGAAGTTTGAGGCTGAATTGATGAAAGAAGCTGAAGAGGATAAGGGGTTCAGTTATAGCATAGTGAGGCCAACTGCATTCTTTAAAAGTTTGGGGGGTCAGGTTGAGTTGGCGAAAGATGGGAAGCCTTATGTCATGTTTGGAGATGGGAAGTTGTGTGCTTGTAAACCGATAAGCGAGTCGGATTTGGCATCATTTATTGCAGATTGCGTGTTGAGTGAAGATAAGATTAACCAGGTACTGCCAATTGGTGGACCGGGGAAAGCATTGACACCACTAGAGCAAGGGGAGTTGCTGTTTAGGCTCTTGGGGAAGGAACCCAAGTTCTTGAAAGTGCCAATAGGGATAATGGATTTTGCTATTGGGGTTCTTGATTTCCTGGTTAAAATTTTTCCTTCTATGGAAGATGCTGCAGAGTTTGGGAAAATCGGAAGGTATTATGCAGCTGAGAGTATGTTGGTTTTGGATCCTGAAACTGGAGAGTACAGTGCTGAGAAAACGCCTAGCTATGGTAGAGACACATTGGAAGAATTCTTTAAGACGGTACTGAGGGAGGGAATGGCAGGTCAGGAATTAGGGGAGCaaacaattttttga
- the LOC115951019 gene encoding probable histone H2B.3 — MAPTKAEKKPTEKKPVAAEKAPVKAEKKISKEGGSDLKKKKKVKSIETYKIYLFKVLKQAHPDIGISSKAMGIMNSFINDIFKKLTQESS; from the exons atGGCACCCACAAAGGCAGAGAAGAAGCCAACGGAGAAGAAGCCAGTGGCGGCGGAGAAAGCTCCGGTGAAGGCTGAGAAGAAGATCTCAAAGGAAGGCGGTAgcgatttgaagaagaagaagaaagtt AAAAGCATTGAGACTTACAAGATCTACCTCTTCAAGGTTCTCAAACAGGCTCACCCCGATATTGGGATTTCGAGCAAGGCTATGGGAATCATGAACAGCTTCATCAACGATATCTTTAAGAAGCTCACCCAAGAGTCATCGTGA